The sequence AAAACTCTTACTCATGCTTGGTAGATCTGTGCTTTTGTATTTTGTTGATTAAATACGTGGagtgagacagattttggaacTGTGTGAATAATGTAGAAAGAGACgtgaatgagaaagctgtggatgctgtaTGTGTCATGAGCACGACACGAAGAAGCCACTTCAAGGTTATGTGCAGCTAAAAGGTCAGCAATAACTTCTTATTTCTTTAACAAATTCCACTTCAACTACTGGCCATGACGGGAGTTCAGGTAACAACTGCTTGCATTTTTTTAGTGCTTTTGATGTAGCAAAATATATCTGTTGGGTCTGATGTATTTATCCAACAAATGGACCCAATGTGAATAAAGGAGGCAGCAAAGCCTTGAGAGCACAGTGCCTCATTGGATAAATGTGTGTACCATGAGTAATAAATATTTACATTAATTCAGAAGGTAGGATTGAAAGTGAGCTCGGGATTAAGGTGGTGCAGTGTATGTAGTACTGTCGACAGACATGGTTCCAAAATAACTAAAATGAACAGTGGTTTGGTTGTACTTGTGATAGAAATGCAAAGGGAAAAATATCTGTTAGAACCGCAAACCTATTCAGTTATGCTCATATGCAGAACTAAAACTGTTAAATCTCAATTGTATCTTGAGTTCTGTTTCAGCACTTCAGCCCATGCATGGTAAGGCAAGAAATGTGCAGATACATTGTTGCCTTGAAGATGGCACAACTTACTATTTAAACATGCATGCAGTGTCTTAATAAATATGTTGGTGTTTCAGCGTACAAAACCTAGTGATCCTGTCACGTTCTTAAGCTAATATTTGTGTATCTCCCAACTAAGAAACGAGAGATCGGAGATCCGTTTGTGGAATCTCCTGAGTACTGAACCATGCTCGTACCTGCTGACTGGAATACACGCAGATGAAGTACAATTTTAGTTTTTTTTCCGCAAGACTATTTTCCTTACTGAAATAAGATAGCAACAAAATGTGACGTGCTGCTGCAATTGTTTGAAAGAATAACTGATTTGTCTTTTTTAATGTGTCAAGTAATTTGTTGCGTTGCAACAGATTTATCTGCCGGCATTCAACTGTTTCCATATTAAAAAGAAATTCAAGAATGGGAGCTCTCCTTCCTTAACAATGGTAGGATCAGGTTTTTTTTGCAGCCCACCCTACCTTTTAATTTATTTATCACCTGCTCTTTAGTGCATCATTACGCAGATGAGAAGCCAAGCAGGCAACTTGTACCACTGTAAAACCAGCTAATAAGAGATGTGTGTGGCAGGCACTTGATAACTCGCCTCTTGGTCTAAATCTTTCTCTTCCTCCCTTTGGGTAAATATGCAGTCTCTATGGGTATCTCCTGCTGACAAATTAACTGAGTTTAAGAACTCATGAGAATCAAGGAAAGACAAGTTGCAGCTTATCACTCCATGGTACAGTTCTTTTGTATACCGTGTTCAGCTGTCATGACCAGACAGTGCAAGTAGAAGAATTACAGTAGTCTAGATTTTCCACAGTGTTGCTGGTATGAATTCAAATAAAAGTGGAATTTGGTTCTGAATTTAATGCCATGACTGATTGCACAGGCTTTGGAACCACCCATACAAATGCTGGAAACCATGAACACAAGGCTTCCCTTATGCCCAGTGCTGCAATGGCATGTGATGGGGAAATGCATCAGATGGTATAATCTCCATATTATTACAGAACACATACCCACATATAGGCAGATGCATTACATGTTACCCATTACTTCTGGTGGAAAATCCTAGGGAAGGGCCAGTAGGGAGCTGGCAGATTAGCTCCTGCCCCAGTCCACCTGGCAATAGGCACAACTCAAGCGATGCAACAAATCTGCtgtatcctttttttttaaatgtagaagCTGCTGAATTATTTTTGCTTTATTAATGCAGTTCGCTGCTTTGTTTATGGTAAGCATGGTTCAGTAATGGTTGGGCTGCCTACATTGTACCAGAAATTGAGGGTCAGCATGCCAATTGAAAGAGACCATGGGTTGCATCTGTTAAATGATCCACTATCTTTGAGTCCTTAGCACAGTAGAAGCAGAGCCCACTGTTACACTGCATCACAATTTCTGCAACTTGTTTTCCTGGTGCTTTTTCAGCTTAGTGTGATCACTGTGCTTAAATGGTAATTGCTGTTGGGAGTGCTAAAAAGATGGGAGTTATTGGTTGATAACACCTCATCGAGAACATCAACATGTAGTAGGTTATCAGTAGAATTTGCAAAATACAGTATTTGGCTAGTCAAAAGATTGTATTTCAAGCATTGCTATCATTAATGTCCAATCCAactgaatgaatgaataaatataGGTGGTTCAAAATTTCCATGAATATAAATACACAAACTCATTGTTCTGATAGTTCATACTTAAGACACCAGCCAGCTATAACTCAGAAGTTGAAGCTCAAAGTAGCCCAAATAATTTACTGAAGATCCGTCTTTCTGTTGTCATTTTCTCCAATGGTTCAATGGCCCAAGAGAATTAAAACACATCATAATCCAAGATTTTGCTTGTTACTAACTTGGGGTGGGGTATGAAGCTTCATTAGTTATGTCATATTACTCATTTACTGCAATTGTACATTTAACTTCCATTTGCTGTTTTGCAGAACAAAAGAAAAGATTTCTACGAGAGATAGATGAAAAAGTTGAAGAAGCAAATGAAATAGTAAGTACTGAAGGGGAGAGAATTGACACAAAATCTTTGAGATGATTGAAGTGTGAATATTTTACTATACAGTGGGTTTTCTGACTTTCAACACTGCATTGTCTGATTTACTCAATTAATCCAGGTATAAATTATTGGATGTAAAATAGTTTAATTACCAGGGAAGCCAGCAACACCTATTATTTGAGAATTTGCACCCTTCATTGCTGCATACTTCTGTTTCTAGTTGGATGGAATGGAAAAGGAAATGAGGAACGCACCACTATTGTACCGTAATCAGATGAATATCAAAATCCGatcttacagaaaagatgtgagcaAGCTACAACGGGATGTTAGAAGCAATGATATTGAATATGGAGTACGTAGTGACTTTAAGTACGCTGTGTACAGTGCTGAAAATGAACAAAGTGTAAGTACTGCAATTAAAAAGCATTGTTGTAGCAACTACATTCTCCCCTATCCTGTGAGACTTGAAATATACATCAATTTTGTGCATGTAGATTTAATAAAGCATATTGGATCACTGAGTATTCTATTTACTTTAGGGCTAACTTTTAGCTTACCACACAAATGTGTTTATTTTTATTGGCAAATTGTAGAGCTGAGTAGCAATACTTTAATCTACATTTGTCACTCCAAGACTCCTGGGTCAGGTACATCATGGGCCATATCCAAGATATGTTTTTCTTTGACATTAAAATGCAGTATAGGGACAATCACAATGTTTGCATCTCTTGCACCAGCCATCTTTATGGGCTCTTTAATTGAAATTCAGTTCCATGTCAGTTTGGACTATTTGTGCTGTTGAACTGGGCTGACATTCCTTGTTGGACCCTTGCAGCCCATAGAGAGGAGACATTCATCCCTTTTTAATCGGGGCTAGATTTGAGACCCAAAAGTCAACCTGCCTGCTTATCCATCTTTTCTTCTGTTTTCAATAGACTAAAGCTTAATTAAAGAGAACCAAGTTTGTAGAACAGGATAAGTCAGTAATGGCAGCTTCTCCATGATTTGGCTAAAGTGAGACATATTTATCAAATTGGAGTGCGGTATTTTGTGAAGCATGAGGAAACGAGCGACTTACCAGGGGCAGAAAATATCCTATGAATTTCTGAAACCTTTGAAGTTGAGAAATGAATTATTGTCCCATTCACATTACCATAAGCGAGTGAGCTTGAAATACTTAGAAAAGGAAGGTCAGTTGCTGTCAATGTCTAGTTCTTTGTTAAGGAGGCTCAAACATTAAGCTTATACACTTTTTTATTTTTTCCCCCCAGAGTCACTTATCATCCCAACGTGCTTTGCTTTTGCAAGGTACAGACAGTCTTAACCGAGCTACCCAGAGTATAGACCGTTCTCATAGGATAGCAGCAGAGACTGATCAGATAGGTTCGGATATAATTGAGGAACTTGGCGAGCAACGAGAGCAGCTGGAACGTTCAAAAGACAGGGTGAGTAATTATTAAAAGCATGCATGTAGGAAATGCATAGAGAAAATACTCTTCAGTCTGAAGACTTCAAACTGATAGTTTGAGATTTTCAACCCCCCCATCTGTTTATATTTTGTCTGTTTGTTCCTAAGCTAATAAACACAGGTGAGAATTTGAGCCGAAGTCGGAAAATACTGCGTGCCATGTCTAGAAGGTAAGAGTTTAAGAAGTCTTGTGAAAATAGTGACAAAACAAAACACCATTACTGTTGCATCAGTTGGAAATTTGAGTGTTCTTAATGCCACATGCTTGCCAAGGTGAGTGAGATATTGTTTAATTCATTATACTTCATGGTTAATAATCAGCTGGACTGGCAGTACAATACCGTAGTCCATATATACAATTATTGTCCTCTAGGATATATAAATGCATTACATGTATTAAGCACAagacagctttttaaaaaaaacttggtgcttctgcattttaatttggatTACTCACTTTGGTGTGGGTGTACACTTGTGCCTACTGGGTGCTGGTTCCCTTTATTGACTTCATACAAGGCAGCACAAAAAAAGCAGCTTTTGTCACAAAGACAAACCATGTAAAGACTTAATAGTAAGTCATTATTGGAAAATGTTTTTCCCTGTACACACAATAGAAAAGTTACACAAAACAATCATTTTATTTTGAATAGTAGAGTTTGAGGTATTCTCGTCGGGCGGGGGGTGAATTTTATTTTTAGTGAGTAACTTTTGAACCAGAGCACCTTGCCAAAAAAAAATTCAGTTTCTATAGTGGAAGGTTGCTACATAATCCAGTGCAAGACATAGATGCATTTTTCCCTCATCCTTACAGTTGAAAAATTAACATTTTGATTTCTCTAGGGTTATGACAAACAAGTTGCTACTGGGCATTATCATCCTTCTCGAAGTGGCAATTCTGGGTGCTGTTGTATATCTCAAGTTCTTCCGCAAACATTAATGTAGGATTATGCATGCATAATTTGGGTGCAATTTCAAGGACCTGGAATTCATGTTTGTAAGTGCTTCCCATGAAGCTCAGGTTTCTGGGCCTACAACAGCGTTGAAAGAAAAGACTTCTGAAGAGGACATGTATTAAAGTACTTTTATTGCTGAACCATTCTTCAAAGACTTCCCTATGTATTGATGGGTCTTGCAGATGGAAGTATCTTTgaggaaggcaaagaaagaaacttaaacaaattaagttGCATTTGATCAGTCCCTTATAAACTTTGTTGCCAATAACTACATTGTAGTAATGTGCACAAACTTTTAATAAAATCATTTGATATTTAACAAATGGATTGGTCTTGAGCATAAGTTATATTTTAAATAGGTAATTAAAAGTAAACTCTGGGATTGTGGAAGGGAAGAATCGACCTGAAAAAGGAGTTTTATGCAAACAAGAACAGCCTTGCTGAAGGTTCACTGATTATCCTGACCAGAAAAGAGCTGCTTTGATGACTTATCCAATTTAGCTCCAGCTAGTTGAATAAGGAAGTGATATCCTATTCTTCATACCGGAATGTATTGAAATGCTCAGAAGCTGGGTGGTCACATTACTGTGTGGATAACAGGGATATAGGTGAAGGTCTGAGAACGTGTGTTCCATTAACATATCCCAAGTTAAGCAAATTttttcctctcttcccttcctccttcttcccttcttttcccccccaaaaaaaacaatttCTTTAAATCTCAGTTCTGGAATATGGGTTTGTACAAACGTGCCAACTTTTCTTTTGACAACAAAGTCCTAAAGCCGTACAGTCTGCTCATTTGTTTCAAATGTTGCACTGGGCGTTGGTAATTCATCACATTTGCCATGGGATCCTTCTCGGGCCTGTCCCAAAGAAAAGGAGATGACATCTACTGCAATGTTTACTGTAGCATTAAGTTCCTCATCTGAAGTTGCAAGTTTAGGGTTGACTTCCACCAGATCCATTGCAGACAGCATTCCTGCACAAGAAATTTTATTTTATTGGTCAGTGTAAGAAAATAGTCACATCACCAGCAGCAACACAAAACCGAGTGGTCCAATTACAATTAGTATTAAGCACTATATCTTAGGACAACTAGCTGCATCCATGTTTCATACCTGAGTTATGCACTTCCTCTGCAATATACATTCCTTCTCTATAAGTTAGTCCTCCTATCACTGGAGTACCAGTAGCAGGAGCTAGAGATGGATCAATGGCATCCACATCAAAGCTCAGGTGCACTGGTCTTTTCTGTCTGAAAAGCAATATTCCAATTTAGATTTGCATACTTCTTTCATGTTACTTAAAATCAATCACAACTAATTTATGCTTGAGGTTAAGAAAATTTAGTTTGCCAGTTGATCTACAAAATCACATTGCATATGCAGGGAAGAGATCCAGCCTATTTAAATCAGTTGGTATTCCCACTATTAAGTTCTAATTGACTGTCAATTCAGATTCTTGTGCCACCCCACCATGTGCAGACAAATTGCAGGCAAACTACTGGTTTCTAATCCATCTGCCTATTACAAAAGTGATTCAGATCAAAAGTTTGTCATTATCCAGTACAACTCACTGCCAGCTTTCCCTAATGTGAATACAGGTTTATGAACTTGCACTACATGGCAGTGCTATGAAGTGCCTTAGATAAGGATCAACAACATAAGCTAGCTGGTCCCGGTAGGTGAACAAAAGCAAACTGACCCCCAGAATAGTGCACCTGAACATAGTTACATTGGATTCTTTTGTTCCAACCTACTTTCCAACAAGATGATCAAATGTTCTTTCCATTACTTTCTGTATTCCAAGTTGATCCACCTCTTTCATAGAGAAGTATTGGATGCCAAAATTTTTCATGATGTAGCTGTTAGTAAGAAACAAACAATTCAATTGTCAATGTGGGCTCTGCTGAAAgtatggagtcagaaggttgtggattcaaggccACTCAAagcatgtaatccaggctgacatggcAGTGCAGGAGTGCTAAACTGTTGAGATGACATCTGGTGTTGGATGTCATCTGTTCAGATGTACACAAGATCCacctgaccggggggggggggggggaaggagaggaggaagggaagagaaagagggaaGTTTGTGTGCTAACCAATATTCATATCACAAACACTGCAAACAGATTAAATTGCCATTTGctgacattgctgtgcacaaattggctactgcttTGCCTACATAATTCTTTTAGTACTTCTAAATTAACTTGCACTGAAGCACTTCCATCCCAAGGATGTGAAATGTGCCATTATTTTGTGTTCAATTATAAATGGGATGCAGGATGAAATGATAACTGCTTATATACAAACAGTAAAATACTTGCATTATATTTAATCTGGTGATTTTGCACCAAGATTGAATTACAGTAATGAGTAAGTAGAAATTGTGCTAAAAATTCCTCAATTTAAATAGGTTACACAAGCATTAGTTTTTGCTGCATTCCTTCCTGGAATGTGGGGgtcactggcaaagccaacatttattgcccatccctaattgtcctccaaGGTGATGGTGGTGAGCtggcttcttaaaccgctgcagtctgtgtggtgaaggtactccgtgttagagggatttccaggattttgaaccagcaacattaaaggaatggtgatatatttccaagtcaggatggtgagcaacttggaggggaacatgaggTGGTGGTGTTACCCTGcgccccttgtccttctagatggtagaggttgtgggtttgaggtGCTGACAAAAGCcttgcagtgcatcttttagatagtacacactgcaaccacagtaaaccagtggtgaagggagtgaatgttgaagatggtggatggggtgccaatcaagcaggatgctttgtcctggatggtgtataGCTGCGAGTAGTGTTGGAGCTGCATTCCTCCAGGCAAgcggagtgtattccatcacactcctgacgtcccTAGTCAATggcagaaaggctttggggagtcaagaggtgatacacttgctgcagaatatatccagcctctgactggttttgttgccacggtatttgtggctagtccagttaagtttctggtcaatggtgatgcatcctcaattgcccttgaaggtggtggggagccaccttctttgaacagctgcagtcctggtgaaggtactcccaggattttgacctagcgacaaaGGGACAGTGATATTTTTCCAACTCCAGATGGTGGGGaactgtaggtgatggtgttcccatgtgcctgctgtgctTTTAACTGGTAGAGGTtatgaagccttggtgagttgctgcagtgcattttgtagatggtgcacactgcagccatggtacattcATGTACAGCAagtattaggaaggcaaatggaaagttggcctttattgcaaggggggaataGAGTACAAGTAGTgacatcctgctacaactgtatttaaggaaggatatacttgcagtggaggcagttcagagaagttcactagattgattcctaagatgaagttggcataagaaaggttgagcctatactcattggagtcaagacttaagtgatcttattgaaacatacaagattctgagggggcttgacaaggtagatgcagaggatgtttcccctagtgggggaaatctagaactagggcatagtttcagaataaggagtcaccgatttaaaacagaaatgaggaggaatttcttgagtgtcatgaatctttgaaattctccctcagttgtggaggctgggtccttgaatgTATATGGACAGATTTTAGAATGATGAGAAtcaaggccaggatcagatcagccatgatcttactgaatggcagagcaggcttgtggggccaaatggcctactcctattatgttcttatggtgtgccagtggtggagggagttagtggtgatggatgggatgccaacCAAACGGGCTGCTTTATCCTAGATGGTGTCTAACTTGTGTTGTTGAGACTGCACTCATGCAGGCAAGGATTGTACTGAAGTACCACACCCAGAGTATCATTGTGTCCTTACTACCTTCAGTGCTTCTGTCAAGTGGTGTTCAAAATGGAGGTGGAggcaggggggaggagaagaaagagTTTATGTTGATTcttagggccactccctcctgactgtataccactgtgcctccACCTTTGGTGGGCCTGTTCTGCTGGAGGGACAGGACATAtctagggatggtgatggaggagtcgttGACATAGCCagtgagtat is a genomic window of Pristiophorus japonicus isolate sPriJap1 chromosome 4, sPriJap1.hap1, whole genome shotgun sequence containing:
- the vti1b gene encoding vesicle transport through interaction with t-SNAREs homolog 1B, translating into MSSEEFEKLHEAYGGIYEELRCQCERVPSCPGEQKKRFLREIDEKVEEANEILDGMEKEMRNAPLLYRNQMNIKIRSYRKDVSKLQRDVRSNDIEYGVRSDFKYAVYSAENEQSSHLSSQRALLLQGTDSLNRATQSIDRSHRIAAETDQIGSDIIEELGEQREQLERSKDRLINTGENLSRSRKILRAMSRRVMTNKLLLGIIILLEVAILGAVVYLKFFRKH